From a single Phacochoerus africanus isolate WHEZ1 chromosome 11, ROS_Pafr_v1, whole genome shotgun sequence genomic region:
- the LOC125111407 gene encoding olfactory receptor 51I2-like, translating to MAPWASLVTAPGSNATSGPSASFYLTGIPGSENVQPFLSLPFCVLYLTGTVGNCAVLHIVHTDQSLHEPMYYFLAMLALTDLGMSISTLPTVLKTFWSHAKEIEIDACVAQMYFIHTFSLMESAVLLAMALDRYVAICDPLRYSSKLTLQRVVYIGGFIVIRCSPVLPVILVRIPRLSFCHSRVLSHSFCLHQDIIRLACADTSFNVLFGLFVVVFYWGVDALGIFLSYAFIFRSVLRIASKRGKLKAVNTCASHMCAVLILYVPMIGLSLVHRFAKHSSPVIHVTMADVYLLVPPVLNPIIYSIKTKQIRQGFLRILFSKRVGLAPT from the coding sequence ATGGCTCCGTGGGCCAGCCTCGTGACTGCCCCGGGCTCTAATGCCACTAGTGGACCGTCGGCTTCCTTCTACCTCACTGGGATTCCCGGCTCTGAGAATGTGcagcccttcctctccctccccttttgtGTGCTCTACCTGACGGGCACCGTGGGCAACTGCGCAGTCCTTCACATCGTCCACACTGACCAGAGTCTGCACGAACCCATGTACTACTTCCTGGCCATGCTCGCCCTCACCGACCTGGGCATGTCCATCTCCACGCTGCCAACAGTGCTGAAAACCTTCTGGTCCCATGCGAAGGAGATCGAGATAGACGCGTGTGTGGCCCAGATGTATTTCATCCATACCTTTTCTCTGATGGAATCAGCCGTGCTCCTGGCCATGGCTCTTGACCGCTACGTTGCCATTTGCGATCCTTTGAGGTATTCCAGCAAGCTCACCCTCCAACGTGTTGTCTACATAGGGGGCTTCATTGTCATCAGATGCTCTCCTGTCCTCCCTGTCATTCTTGTTCGCATTCCCAGACTTTCCTTCTGTCACTCCCGCGTCCTCTCCCACTCTTTCTGCTTACATCAAGATATCATCCGTTTGGCCTGTGCTGACACCTCGTTCAACGTTCTGTTTGGCTTGTTTGTCGTGGTGTTTTATTGGGGTGTAGACGCTCTAGGAATTTTTTTATCGTATGCTTTCATCTTCCGCTCTGTGCTGCGCATCGCATCCAAGAGGGGGAAGCTCAAAGCCGTCAACACATGTGCCTCTCATATGTGTGCTGTGCTTATTCTCTACGTGCCAATGATAGGGTTATCCCTGGTGCATCGCTTTGCAAAACACTCTTCTCCCGTGATTCACGTCACCATGGCCGATGTTTACCTGTTAGTTCCACCTGTGCTCAACCCAATTATTTACAGCATCAAGACAAAGCAGATTCGCCAGGGTTTCCTAAGGATATTATTCTCCAAAAGGGTTGGGCTTGCTCCCACTTAG
- the LOC125110559 gene encoding olfactory receptor 51G2-like — MAAANCSRTLSWTFYLSGIPGYEDFHPWISLPFCLLYLAGVVGNCTILHVVRTDARLHEPMCYFLAMLSLTDTGMSLPTVPSLFRVLWFRSREIQFSSCVVQMFLLHTFSFTESSVLLAMALDRYVAICHPLRHATLLTPALIAETGIAALLRSAVATLPLLARRAFFPFCGSHVLSHPYCLHQDMIRLACADTRFNVIYGLVLITALWGLDSLGIFVSYVFILRSVLGISSPAGRCKALNTCVSHICAVLILYVPMIGLSVVHRFATQSPPLMHIFMAHIYLLVPPVLNPVIYSVKTKQIRQGVLRLLFPPKIGSAVM; from the coding sequence ATGGCAGCTGCCAATTGCAGCCGTACCCTCTCCTGGACGTTCTACCTCTCGGGTATCCCTGGATATGAGGACTTCCACCCCTGGATCTCCCTCCCGTTCTGCCTCCTCTACCTCGCAGGGGTCGTGGGCAACTGTACCATCCTGCATGTTGTCCGGACCGACGCCCGACTCCACGAGCCCATGTGCTACTTCTTGGCCATGCTCTCCCTCACGGACACGGGCATGTCCTTGCCCACGGTGCCGTCCCTCTTCAGGGTGCTGTGGTTCAGGTCCAGGGAGATCCAGTTCAGTAGCTGTGTGGTCCAAATGTTTCTCCTTCATACTTTCTCCTTCACTGAGTCCTCTGTGCTCCTGGCCATGGCTCTTGACCGgtatgtggccatctgccaccctcTACGACATGCTACCCTCCTCACTCCGGCTCTCATCGCTGAGACGGGCATCGCAGCCCTGCTGAGGAGTGCCGTTGCCACGCTCCCCCTTCTGGCCCGACGGGCCTTCTTTCCCTTTTGCGGCTCCCACGTCCTCTCTCATCCCTATTGTCTGCACCAGGACATGATCCGCCTCGCCTGTGCTGACACCAGGTTTAATGTTATATATGGGCTGGTTCTGATCACGGCGCTGTGGGGCCTGGACTCTCTGGGTATTTTCGTGTCTTATGTGTTCATCCTTCGTTCCGTATTAGGCATCTCATCCCCGGCGGGGAGGTGTAAGGCCCTCAACACCTGCGTGTCCCACATCTGTGCTGTGCTTATCCTCTACGTGCCCATGATTGGGCTGTCTGTTGTCCATCGTTTTGCCACCCAGTCACCCCCCCTCATGCACATCTTCATGGCTCATATCTACCTGTTGGTCCCACCTGTGCTCAATCCAGTCATCTACAGTGTGAAGACCAAGCAGATCCGCCAAGGAGTTCTCCGCCTGCTTTTCCCCCCCAAAATCGGTTCTGCCGTGATGTAG
- the LOC125111409 gene encoding olfactory receptor 52Z1-like, whose protein sequence is MTQRNAKDGIRAGGEVPTATSAYKSLPPALTTGGDADAGHVSITTSNHTSARLTAFLLTGVPGLEGSHIWLSIPFGVMYLLAVIGNGLVTALVVWDRSLHEPMYVFLAMLALNDALLCTVTVPKMLLIFWQGPSPSTFPACLAQMFFVHALFLSESAVLLAMAVDRCVAICAPLHYATLITGSLIGKVGLALVARSVAVVTPGVLLILRLRFCHSNIIRHTYCENMGIAKLACNDIAPNSIYGLTAALLTTGLDFVLISLSYCLILRTVFRLPSKEARTKALGTCGAHGCVILIFYSLAFFSFFTHRFGNHVPKHTLILLANLYLLVPPTMNPIVYGAKTKQIRMRVLGLCSRAE, encoded by the coding sequence CAGACGCCGGCCACGTCTCTATAACCACATCCAACCACACATCGGCTCGCCTTACTGCGTTTTTGCTGACTGGGGTCCCAGGGCTCGAAGGCTCCCACATCTGGCTCTCCATCCCTTTCGGCGTCATGTACCTTTTGGCTGTGATCGGCAACGGCCTGGTGACGGCCCTGGTGGTCTGGGACAGAAGCCTCCACGAGCCCATGTATGTCTTCCTGGCCATGCTGGCACTCAACGATGCCCTCCTCTGTACTGTCACGGTGCCCAAAATGCTTCTCATTTTCTGGCAGGGCCCCTCCCCGTCGACCTTTCCAGCCTGCCTCGCACAGATGTTTTTTGTTCACGCTCTGTTCCTTTCCGAGTCTGCGGTCCTGCTGGCCATGGCTGTGGACCGCTGCGTGGCTATCTGTGCGCCCCTGCATTATGCCACTCTCATCACGGGCTCTCTCATCGGCAAGGTGGGCCTGGCTCTGGTGGCTCGAAGTGTGGCTGTGGTCACCCCCGGCGTCCTCCTCATTCTCCGACTGCGcttctgccacagcaacatcatccGCCACACCTACTGTGAGAACATGGGCATTGCCAAGCTGGCCTGCAATGACATTGCCCCTAACAGCATTTACGGGCTCACGGCTGCCCTCCTCACCACGGGCTTGGACTTTGTCCTCATCTCCCTGTCGTACTGCTTAATTCTGAGAACAGTCTTCCGACTCCCTTCTAAGGAGGCCAGGACAAAGGCCTTGGGGACCTGCGGAGCTCATGGATGTGTCATCCTGATATTCTATTCTctggctttcttttccttctttacccATCGCTTTGGAAACCACGTACCCAAGCATACCCTGATCCTCCTGGCAAACCTCTACTTACTGGTGCCACCCACCATGAACCCCATCGTGTATGGAGCAAAGACAAAACAGATAAGGATGCGAGTGCTAGGCCTTTGCAGCCGTGCAGAATGA